DNA from Sorangium aterium:
CTCGCCGTCGGCAGACGAGACCGCGCCCGGGGTCCGGGTCGTCACCGGCGCGGCCTGGGCGCGCGGCCTTTCTTCTCCAGCCGCTCCTTGTCGCGCCACGAGTCGGCGTCGATGTCGAGGACGTGGCAGTGCTGGGCGGAGCGGTCGACCAGCGCCCCGAGGCACGGCGCATCTCCAAACACGGTGCCCCACTGCTTGTAGGAGAGATTGGTCGTGATCACGACGGAGCGGCTCTCGTGCTTCTTGCTCGATGCGAAAGAGCAGGTCTGCCGCACTCGCGTCGCAGGGCACATAGCCGAGCTCGTCCAAGATCAACAGATCGGGCTCGGTGTACCGGCGCAAGCGCCGCTCAATCGCGGGGAGCGTCTCGTGCCTGAGCTGATCGGCGAGTGCCGCCGCGAGCGTCGTGAAGCGCACGATGTAGCCCTTGGCGAGCGCGGCGAAGCCGAGGTGCTTGGCGAGCGTGCTCTTGCCGACGCCCGCCTGTCCGCGAAACTACGAGCCGTTCAGCCTGCTCGGCAAGGTGATCAACGAGTCCAGCGGGAATCTGGTGCTCCTGGAGCAACGTCATGATCAGCGCGGCCGGCGCAGGTGGTACAAGGAGCCTGCGTCGGCGCTGACAAGCATGACGTACAACGCGTTCGGTGAGGTGGTCACGCTCGCCGATTCGATGTCCACGCGCACGTTCGGGCGCGACGCGCTGGGACGTGTCGAGACGATCGTGGACGACGATGGCGAGACCGAGCTCGTCTGGGATACGGCCCCGC
Protein-coding regions in this window:
- a CDS encoding ATP-binding protein, translating into MITTNLSYKQWGTVFGDAPCLGALVDRSAQHCHVLDIDADSWRDKERLEKKGRAPRPRR